The Tolypothrix sp. NIES-4075 DNA segment GGTGCGACCAGTTTCAACAACCTCGCAAACAGGATTGTTAATAACCTCAGATCGCCCGATATCATCAGTGTAGAAGAAATTCAGGACAACAATGGAGCGACGAATAACGGTGTAGTAGATGCTACCACAACCTACAACACATTGATTAATGCGATCGCCTCTGCTGGGGGTCCGACCTATCAATTTCGTCAGATTAACCCAGTAAATAACCAGGACGGTGGTGAACCTGGTGGTAATATCCGCGTCGGTTTCCTATTCAACCCCGACCGAGTACAATTTGTAGATCGTCCAGGTGGTGGCTCAACTACTGACACCACAGTTAACAACGTCGGTGGTGTTCCCCAGCTTTCTGCTAGTCCTGGTAGGATACTTGATACTGACCCCTCCAATGGCAATGCCTTCGTCAACAGTCGCAAACCTCTGGTTGGTGAATTTCTTTTCAACGGTCAGACCGTGTTTGTCGTTGGCAACCACTTTAACTCCAAAGGTGGAGACCAACCGCTTTTTGGACCGAATCAACCCCCAGTCCTTTCTAGTGAGGTGCAGCGCAACCAGCAAGCCACGGAGGTGAGAGATTTTGTTCAGAGTATTTTAACAATTAACCCCAACGCCAACGTGGTCGTAGCGGGTGACTTGAATGACTTTGAGTTTTCTAACCCCCTGAGTATTTTAGAAGGTGGGGGACTAAATACTTTGATTGAAACGCTACCCCAGAACGAGCGTTACACCTACAACTTTGAGGGCAATGCTCAAACACTCGATCAGGTTCTGGTCAGTAACAATTTGTTCGGTAAACTGAATGGTTTTGATGCAGTTCACATCAATTCAGAGTTTGCCGATCAGGACAGCGATCACGATCCGGTTCTCGCTCGGTTTGATTTGATAAATGTGATTAATGGCACATCTGGTCGGGACACTTTAATCGGAACTGCCTTTGGTGACAGAATTATCGGCGGACTTGGCGGAGATATCCTCACAGGTGGTGGCGGTCAAAACGAATTTGTTTATACCAACATTCGGGAAAGTGGTGACACAATTACTGACTTCACACCAGGTAGCGACAAAATTGTTCTCACTCAGTTGCTCGATAGTTTAGTTGCTGGTGGATACAACGGTTTGAATGCGATCGCTGACGGTTATGTGCAGTTAATACAGGGAAGCACTGCCAATAGTACCACTCTCCAAATCGATCAAGATGGTCCTCTTGGTTCGGGAATCTTTAGACCTTTCATTCAGTTAGACAACGTAAGTGTAACGGCAATGAACAACCTCAACAACTTCGTTTTCTAAACAAACAATCCACTTATTTCCTGAGAATCCCATGTATACTTTCCTGAAAAAATCAGTTCTCACCAGCACAGTCAGTTTATTTTTGGGCAGTTTTGTACTGAGCAATCCATCTCAAGCCGCAAGTGTAAATTTTACTAAATTTTTCGGTGATGTTACTACTAGTGGCGGTCAAACTTCCCTCACCAACGCCTTTGATGCTTCAGATGATGCGTCAGTAAATTACAATGTTTCTGGCAATACTCCCGGTTTAGCCGATAACTTGGAATCTTTTTTAGGCGTAACCCTTGGCGGAAATCCTCAAGAAGGTTCTGCCGTGAGAACCACACTTGCGGCTTCTGCTGGCGATGTGTTTAGCTTTGATTGGGTTTTCCGCACCAATGATAGTTTGAACAATGACTACGCCTTCGTGACGATTGGCTCCCAAGTCTTTAATCTAGCAAACATCACCAATGCAACAATTCCAGGTAGCACATTAGGAAATAACCCAAATCCATATCTGCGACAAACCAACAATAATACTTTTTCTTACACTTTCAACACTGCTGGCACTTACAACGTCGGTATTGGTGTCGTCGATGTGAATGATTTTGTTACTTCATCAGGATTATCAGTCAGAAATGCGAATACTCAACCTGTCCCCGAACCCTTAACCATCCTTGGTTCAGGTATAGCTGCTGGGTTTGGAGTTATCTTGAAAAGAAAACAGGCTAAAAAAGTTTAACTATCGGGGGTGAGTTTGTAGTTAGCGCTTCAGCGCTTTAGCGCTAACTACGTAATAGACATCTCCGGAAAAGATGTAGAGACGCCTACTCCTTTGGAGAACCCGCAGGGTAATTTCGCGTCTCTACAAGGGTTTCAGATAACGCATAATTAATTTCCACTTTTTATGTCTATTATGTCCCGACTTAGTTATTGATTAGTTGTAGTTGTTAGTTGCTAGATATGCATTCAAAATAGTTAAGCTGTTTAACAACTACAATCTAAAAAATATTTATGACCCAGAAGCGAATTTTAGTAACTGGTGCAAGTGGATGTGTCGGTCATTACCTGAGCGAAGCATTAATTAAGGAAACAAATCACGAACTGTATTTGCTGGTAAGAAACCCAAATAAATTGCAAGTCGATACTCAAGCACGTCCTGGTATCACAGTTTTGCAGGGTGATATGCAAGAAATTAGCTTGTTTGCAGACTTGCTGAAAACAATTGATACTGCGGTTTTAACGGCGACGGCTTGGGGTGGAGACAACACATTTGAGATTAATGTAAACAAAACGCTAGAGTTAATGAGTCTGTTAGATTCAGACAGATGCGAACAGGTAATTTATTTTTCTACCGCTAGCGTT contains these protein-coding regions:
- a CDS encoding PEP-CTERM sorting domain-containing protein; the encoded protein is MYTFLKKSVLTSTVSLFLGSFVLSNPSQAASVNFTKFFGDVTTSGGQTSLTNAFDASDDASVNYNVSGNTPGLADNLESFLGVTLGGNPQEGSAVRTTLAASAGDVFSFDWVFRTNDSLNNDYAFVTIGSQVFNLANITNATIPGSTLGNNPNPYLRQTNNNTFSYTFNTAGTYNVGIGVVDVNDFVTSSGLSVRNANTQPVPEPLTILGSGIAAGFGVILKRKQAKKV